The genomic region ATGCATGCATAATGATACACATGCTTGCATTCCAAACCTTTTACTTCCACGCCTCTTTCAATTGAGTCGAGGCAAATTGCGCAAATTACTTCGTCATCATCTGCACCCTCTTCTAATCCTTCACTCCACCACGTGGGCGATCCCAAAATCTGTGCAGCCTCTTCATCGCTAATTCCAGAATTACTTTCACGATATTGACCGTGATAAGTATAAGTAcgcaattttttatgaaaattacgTATTCCATCAATCACCAACGGATTGCTCAGCTGATCAGGAGTCCCAACAAGAAGCCGAATTTCCCCTTCCAACTGCATTATACCTTGAAAGAAACCAAAATTATGTGTCTGCGTCAAATCTTGTGAAAATATGTGAGCAATCTCAGACTCACTGATTGTCCCATCATCTATTGTATATACCTTGAATTTGAAGTATGAAGTTCCAGTTACTTCATATCCAACACTGAACCGCCAAGAACGCAATGGCAATACTAATTGATTGTAGCGCAGCACGAATATTCCTGTTGCACTTGTAGCGCTCACAAAATCCATGAAGTCCGGCTGTTGTACATGCTCGCTTGTGGCCACAAAAAGATGTAATAGTCCACCATTATCTTCTGCCACAGCTTGAAGAGCACTGGTATTCCATAGGGTAGAAATTTCATGAAGAATAGGGGTTAGAGTGTTATAGTCTAGCAGCAGATCAGCTAAGGCATGGAATCGTAGGCTAATAGGTAATATATTTTGGGAAGGGATATTTAACTCGTAATCAAAGTATGTTAAGCCACTTGGATCCATATCACTTGGAGAATCAGAATTGGCCATTTTTCGTAAAACAACTGGAATTGCAAGGAAATAAGTGAGAGAGACAAGTATTAACGAAGCAGAAAGAGTATTTATGCGTATATCTGACCTAAATTTAGATCTTATCATGTGCGCATACTTGAAAAGAAGTTATTTTAGTTTACTCTAATTATATAAGTATGAACATGACGGACAAGTGAAGTTGTTTAATTTATAGATTTAAATCTATTAATAGCCACAGTAAAACAAAAGACTTGAATTATTTTATAAATTAGTTCATTTAtaattcaaattattttattttagaagTCATACTTACTGTGTTAattgattttaaatttattataattattaatataaatatcttCAATATCTCTCTTTAAAGATGagttattatatattttatatatttatgtctTAGATACATAGTCATATCAATGATATCAAAATTTTATGAAAGTAGATTATTttgttattttaatattattttatttcttacaaTATATTGTTTTTTCTAATAACTTTAAAAATCTATTTTTGTATATTTctcaataattaaaaaatatttaaaaactaaatttAACTTTACTATTTTTTTTCATGAGAATCTTAAAAGAAAACTTACATTTTTTTCCACCTCATTCTTTACTAAATACTTTGCAAATAAATAACTACAAAATTTATGGTAAAAGATAAAAAAATTCTAACACACTCATGCCAATATATGTCATGTCTTATTACTATAGTGGATTGTCTATTAAcataactaaactatttaatatatatttttatattaaaatgtCAACCAAGAACtaacaatattttaaaataaacatagaaacaaaataaaattatagtagtgaaattttatatatttaattcatttttaattCTTGATATTTACTAATATAACTACGAGACTAATATTTTTATTGAAAGGAGACTATCTTTATCAATGATTCTTTTAAAGttgcaaatttttaaaaattgctaTTTTTCAATCACATAATTTTGCATATACTCAATATTAGTATAAGTATAGGTCTTTGGCCTTTAATTAGTTTCTAAATAGGTATAAATTTTCATAGGACGATTTATGGATAATTATTCCAAAGGTTTAGAGATATGATTGAGCTTTAGAAAATGTAAATATAATTTAGTTTTGAACTAAATGCTTATCCcttatcttcaaaaaaaattagaataacaagaaattaaaatttatttaattttaatgaataaatatttttcaaaaataaaatatttaaatatttattaattttaaataattgatTAATATATCTAACTATTAttaaatgcaaattttgatttaactaatttttatatttaaaatcaaATCTAAATATACCATATTCCCTAATTaacttaaaatatttaaaaaattaatatataaattagttatatatttattatttaaattatttgaattaaaatttgtTCTCCTAAATATCTTTAATAGTAATTCAAACATATATTATTACTAAAAAGCTAAGTTCTTGATTTTGAAGTGTAAAATGAAATGGTTCTCTTGCAAGCCGTCAAGAGTGGGAGGTCATACGAAACAGTTAGCTGTCCAACTCTTGATGTATATATTAGCGATAAGACTTGTGCGACAATATATAGAGGTGAACTATGGCTAATTGAAAAACTATatgttatatttaaataatttttatttaatataaattaattaaaatttttgaaaaagctaaTAGGAAGTAAATATATGACATAGAAAATAGGGTAAAATGAATATAGTAAGGTTAGATATTCATTTTGGTAAATATAAATCTCTAATTTATGAGTTTGTTATTTTTTTGCAATTGAATATTTGTTctttaatttgatatttttaaattatatataataaagaGTTTTCTTAaagtaattatatttttaattatttttaacatGAATTTAAGAtggaagatttgaaaagaaaattaataattaactatatcaaaagaaatataaaattttaaattcaacTTATATATGAAAAATGACAATTTACTTGAataaatgatataaaataaaattaatgtaaataatcatttttactttaaaattaagtgttaatttaaaaaaaaaaacttataaattaTTTAAACTCTAAACTTAATTGATATTTTCAAACATAATATAATCATAAATATTGGATTGAGCTTCAAGAACACACAAGTTTGACTTTCTAGGTAGCTCATGGGCTCATACATTACTCTATTCCATTGGATTTTTCATCTCACTTTTCTTCTATCCaccatttgttttattttttgggggCAGTCCTCGCAATTCTCACTCTTTTCTATGACTATAGTAGTAAATTTTGAATCAACATCTACCATCCAATATTTTGAAGGTTTATCTTGTGCTCAATCATATGTTGATCAACACCAATGTTGAGAACATTCTAGAAATTGAGGCATTGTCTGAGCAAGAGTGATTGGATGTGTTTCAATTCTATGTCTTCAATAACATTCACCACCACAACTAAGATTCTTTATATagaaattgttggcaacaacaatgaaggaaaactaagaggggagtgaatcagttttcaccagataaATAAAtttaaccttaaatacaaatctgaTTGTCTACAACAACAATAAAGATAAACAAATAgataccacaacacacaacaccaagattttgacatgaaaaacctggttaagggaaataACACGgcgggaacctatccacaataagatgatactttgcaatagtatgtgtacatattacaatggggaatgtacatgcattcaagctcactgctagagctcactgctcaaactataataacctgaaaggctacaaccctcagggaaggttcgctaccttacaaggaagtctcattcACTTACAAAATATTCAAACAACAATACTGAATCAAATAAAATGCAATAACAACATATGCTGATGTCTGATGAttgttctggttaagcacatatatcTACTCTACACCACTTCAATCTTTGGTCAATCTCAATGCTGAAAGATGTATTCACTTGTTCGCACCTTTATCACTCTATGATAATGCAGTCACACTACCTATATACAAATTACATGACTAAAtcatctatatatacaattcatcaaccttgactacaaggttgtctcaaccctcaacacctaattacaaaattatattacacgatacaaagattgatcactagaataatataataatatacatgacataaaatggacctaaatccaATTCCCAAAtacgcaacaccaccaaaaatctcaccaagatcaaccgcaacatgctacaccaccaagaataccacataacatgaagaatatcaccggttcAGCAAAAACATCAATACCACACACAAGGATTAATATGGACCATCAAAAAAAAATAGAACACAATCAGGAAACACAAACcaacacattagaaccatctgcaatagctacaccaacaccacttatcaaatctttgttgatcaacatctgaaactcacaaacactcaaacaacagcaactcggacaagaaagatagcttgcaaagTACCAAACCATGATCCATCtgcaatgaagatacacatgaacgtcccaaacaaTATCTCAAAATCACAACTTAAGATg from Cryptomeria japonica chromosome 3, Sugi_1.0, whole genome shotgun sequence harbors:
- the LOC131037843 gene encoding uncharacterized protein LOC131037843, translating into MANSDSPSDMDPSGLTYFDYELNIPSQNILPISLRFHALADLLLDYNTLTPILHEISTLWNTSALQAVAEDNGGLLHLFVATSEHVQQPDFMDFVSATSATGIFVLRYNQLVLPLRSWRFSVGYEVTGTSYFKFKVYTIDDGTISESEIAHIFSQDLTQTHNFGFFQGIMQLEGEIRLLVGTPDQLSNPLVIDGIRNFHKKLRTYTYHGQYRESNSGISDEEAAQILGSPTWWSEGLEEGADDDEVICAICLDSIERGVEVKGLECKHVYHYACILRSTKRKAQCPLCRASYDYRTGQPE